The DNA sequence GACTCAATTCCGCAAGCTTGGCGGGTTCACCGGTGGGCGGTCCGTGCTAGGATGTGGGTATCGATTTCGCCCATTCATCGAAAATGCGGAGGCGGGTTTCCATGCGACGTTCCCTGGATCTCCTGCTGGTCCTGGCGTTCCTATGCGCGCTGGCCGGGGGCTGCTTCGATGCGGAGGACTCCCCCATCGAGCCCGATCTCGCGGTCTCGGCGTTTCCGTTCCCGGACACCGCCGAGCAGCTGATGGCGAACTTCCGGGACGCCTACGACGGCATGGACAGCGTCGAGTATGCGTTCACGCTGCATGAGGATTTCGAGTTCGTGTTCTCGCCGGAGTGTCTGATCGGGCCGACCGACGACACCTACTCGCGCGAGGAAGATCTGCTGCACACGACGCGGCTGCTGGACGGGGAGCCGGGGTACGACACGGCCCACCAGCGGGTCCTGCCGGCCGTGCGCGACATCGCGTTTCTGCAGTTCGATAATTTGACCGGGTGGAGCGAAGTGTCGATGGATGAACCGGGGTATCCGGGGGGGCTGAAGGCGTTGTACGCAGTGACTGCCGTCATGACGCTGGATACTGTGGACGACAACACGTATGGGATCGACTCGCTGCAGTTGTTCTTCGTCAAGCGGGGGCTGGTGACACTGCCCGATGGGGGGACGCGGCAGCGGTACTACCTGATCGGGCAGCAGGATCTCGCAGCCGAATAGAGGGGACCTGGTCCGGGCGCGATCAGCGTCGGGTTCACGGAATTCGGCTGGCTTGTCGGTGACTTTCACGGGATGATCAATGATCGGTTCTATCCCTGATGTCAGGGATGAGCGGGAGGATTCGTCAAACAAGAAATCCTCATGAAGCCGGATTATGTTCAATCTATAAACTGCTTCACGAATCCGAATTTCTTTAGACCAACATGAATCGTTGGATCAACGTTGGCACAGCTCGTACCACAAAAAGCAGGAGAGCGACCCACTTTCGTAAGTCGCTCTCCTCTTTACAGATGCTGGAGCGGGAAACGGGACTCGAACCCGCGACATCTACCTTGGCAAGGTAGTGCTCTACCAACTGAGCTATTCCCGCGAAGTGCCGCTCAATATGACGGCGATCCCCCCGGATGTCAAACCGATTTTTCGCGCCCCAGGACCCGCCGGTACAGGGCCAGCGTGTCCACCGCGGCGTTCTCCCAGGAGTACGTCGCCAGCACCCGCAGCCGCGACGCCTCCCCATGGCGCTCCCGGGCCGCGGGGTCCGCCAGCAGCCCCGCCATCGCCGCCCCCAGCGCCCCCGCATCCCCGCTCGCGAACGCCGGTGCGCACCCCCCGGACACCTCCAGGTTGGGCGCGATGTCGCTCACCAGGCAGCATCGCCCGTAGCTCATCCCCTCCAGCAGGGCGATCGACAGCCCCTCGAGCGTCGACGGCAGCACCACCAGCGCCGCGTGGCTGTACAGTTCCTCCAGCAGCCGCCCGTGGACGTACCCCGGGAACAGGACCTCCGGCGACGCGGCCGCCCGCAGGCCCGCCGCGTAGTCGTCGGTGAACCCCGAGCCCCCCGCCATGACCAGCCGGTGCCGGGCCCGCAGTTCGGCGGGCAGCTTGCCGTAGGCCTCCAGCAACAGGTGGCACCCCTTCTCGGGCACGAAACGCCCCACGAACAGCACGAACCCGTCCGCCAGCCCGATCCGGTCCAACTCCTGCCGTGGGCGCCGCACCGGCTCCCCGATCCCGTTGGGGATGCAGACCGCCTGCACGCCGTGCTTCGCCGCGTAGTGCTGCCGCAGCGCCTGCGAAACCACGATCAGCCCGTCCGGGAAGCGGGCCGAGGCCCCCTCCCCGCCCCGCAGCACCGCGGCGGCCACCGGCCCCCACTTGTCCCGCTGCCAATCCAGGCCGTGGACGGTGACGACCGTGCGGCCGCGCCCCAGCCAGCGCGGCACGCCCGACAGGAGCGCGGGGCCGAGGGCGTGGTAGTGGACGATGTCGTAGCCGTGGCGCACCGCGTCCGCGGTGGCGGCCAGCGTGTGGGTGATGGCGTCCAAGTGCTTGGTCGGCACGCTGGGCAGGCGGCGCACCGTGACCCCGGGCATGGCGGTGGGGCCGTCGGCGTCGCTGTAGTGGGGGCGGCTGTAGATGGTGATTTCGACGCCGCGCGGAGCCAGCCTGGCGGCCAGCTCCGCGACGTGCTTCTCGATCCCGCCGTGGACGGGGGGATAACCCTTCTGGCCGATCATCGCCACGCGGATGGGCGCTTCGCTCACGGCTCTCCCCCGCGCGGCCGGGGCCTACGCGTTCTGGAAGGTCAGGTCCTGCGGCGCCCCGTGCTCGCGGATGGAGAGGCAGGCCTTCTCCAGCACCTCGACCACCTGCAGGCCCAGGTCGCCGTCGCTGACCGGGGTCGCGCGGCCCAGCACGCAGTCCACGAAGTGCGACGTCTCGACCTTCAGCGGCTCGGCCTGGTCGATCTTCGGGATCAGGATGTCCCCGTGCCGGTACGCCAGGTGGAACTCGTCGAACCCGTCGTAGTGCGGCATCACGTCGACGCCCTTGTCGTAGATGCGGATCTTGTCCGTCATCGCGACGTCATCATAGACCACCATCTTGCGGCTGCCAACGAAGGTCGCTTCGCGCACCTTGTTCGGGTCCAGCCAGCTGACGTGCAGGTGGGCGACCCGGCCGCCGGGGTACCACAGCGAGACGAAGGCCACGTCCTCGAGCTGCTTGTCCGTCTGGACGTAGCAGTGGCCGGTGGCGCTGACCCGCTCCGGGACGGCGTCGAACAGGTAGTTGAGCATCGCGACGTCGTGGGGCACTAGGTCCCAGACGACGTTGGCGTCCTTCTGGAAGATGCCCAGGTTCAGGCGGCGTATTTTGACGTAGTAGATGTCGCCCAGCTCGCCGGACTCGATGAGCTGCTTGATCAGGCGCACCGCCGGCACGAACAGGAAGGTGTGGCCGACCATGATCTGCAGGTTGCGGGCCTTGGCGATGGCGCAGAGCTGGCGGCACTCGTCGGCGCTGGCGGCCATCGGCTTCTCGATGAACAGGTGCTTCCCGCTCTCGAGC is a window from the bacterium genome containing:
- a CDS encoding Gfo/Idh/MocA family oxidoreductase → MLKMAAIGCGYWGPNLIRNFHNHPDVELSHICDLDAKRRAHMASLYPAADVSDDIGRILGDPSVGAVVVATPVSTHFPLGKAVLESGKHLFIEKPMAASADECRQLCAIAKARNLQIMVGHTFLFVPAVRLIKQLIESGELGDIYYVKIRRLNLGIFQKDANVVWDLVPHDVAMLNYLFDAVPERVSATGHCYVQTDKQLEDVAFVSLWYPGGRVAHLHVSWLDPNKVREATFVGSRKMVVYDDVAMTDKIRIYDKGVDVMPHYDGFDEFHLAYRHGDILIPKIDQAEPLKVETSHFVDCVLGRATPVSDGDLGLQVVEVLEKACLSIREHGAPQDLTFQNA
- a CDS encoding glycosyltransferase family 4 protein, with product MSEAPIRVAMIGQKGYPPVHGGIEKHVAELAARLAPRGVEITIYSRPHYSDADGPTAMPGVTVRRLPSVPTKHLDAITHTLAATADAVRHGYDIVHYHALGPALLSGVPRWLGRGRTVVTVHGLDWQRDKWGPVAAAVLRGGEGASARFPDGLIVVSQALRQHYAAKHGVQAVCIPNGIGEPVRRPRQELDRIGLADGFVLFVGRFVPEKGCHLLLEAYGKLPAELRARHRLVMAGGSGFTDDYAAGLRAAASPEVLFPGYVHGRLLEELYSHAALVVLPSTLEGLSIALLEGMSYGRCCLVSDIAPNLEVSGGCAPAFASGDAGALGAAMAGLLADPAARERHGEASRLRVLATYSWENAAVDTLALYRRVLGREKSV